The proteins below are encoded in one region of Peromyscus eremicus chromosome 10, PerEre_H2_v1, whole genome shotgun sequence:
- the LOC131920725 gene encoding UDP-glucuronosyltransferase 2B1 isoform X1 codes for MSMKQTSVLLLIQLICYFRLGTCGKVLVWPTEYSHWINIKMILDELLQRGHEVTVLTSSASVLIEPSNESSINFEIYPVPLSKDDLQYTFENWVTQWTYDFQTPSLWTYYSKMQQVFSEYSDVIESFCKAVVWNKSLMKKLQGSKFDVILADTVGPCGELLAEVLKIPLVYSLRFCPGYKCEKYSGGLPLPPSYVPVVLSELSDHMTFVERVKNMLHLLYFDFWFQPFNEKSWSQLYSDVLGRPTTLYEMMGKADMWLIRTYWDLEFPHPLLPNFDFVGGLHCKPAKPLPKEMEDFVQSSGEHGVVVFSLGSMVRNLTDEKANIVASALAQIPQKVLWRFDGKKPETLGSNTRLYKWIPQNDLLGHPKTKAFIAHGGTNGIYEAIYHGIPIVGIPLFADQPDNINHMVAKGAAVRVDFNTLSTTDLLTALRTIINDPSYKKNAIRLSRIQHDQPMKPLDRAIFWIEYVMRNKGAKHLRVAAHDLTWFQYHSLDVLGFLLACVLTVMLIIMKSCLFCCRKCAKSGKKKKRE; via the exons ATGTCTATGAAACAGACTTCAGTTTTGCTGCTGATACAGCTGATATGCTACTTTAGACTTGGAACTTGTGGAAAAGTGCTGGTGTGGCCAACAGAATACAGCCATTGGATCAATATAAAGATGATTCTGGATGAGCTTTTGCAGAGAGGTCATGAAGTAACTGTTCTGACATCTTCAGCTTCCGTCCTTATTGAGCCTAGCAATGAATCTTCTATTAATTTTGAGATTTATCCTGTACCTTTGAGTAAAGATGATCTTCAATATACTTTTGAGAATTGGGTAACTCAATGGACATATGATTTTCAAACACCCTCACTTTGGACATATTATTCAAAAATGCAACAAGTCTTTAGTGAGTATTCTGATGTTATTGAAAGCTTCTGCAAAGCTGTAGTTTGGAACAAGAGTCTTATGAAAAAACTCCAAGGATCTAAGTTTGATGTCATCCTTGCGGATACTGTTGGTCCCTGCGGTGAGCTGTTGGCCGAAGTGCTGAAGATACCTTTAGTGTACAGTCTCCGCTTCTGTCCCGGATACAAATGTGAAAAGTACAGTGGGGGGCTTCCACTCCCTCCTTCCTACGTGCCTGTGGTTCTCTCAGAATTAAGTGACCACATGACATTTGTGGAAAGGGTGAAGAATATGTTGCATCTGCTATACTTTGACTTTTGGTTTCAACCATTTAATGAGAAGTCTTGGAGTCAGCTTTACAGTGACGTTCTAG GGAGACCCACAACATTATATGAAATGATGGGGAAAGCAGATATGTGGCTCATTCGAACTTACTGGGACTTGGAATTTCCCCACCCACTCTTACCTAACTTTGACTTTGTTGGAGGACTCCACTGCAAACCAGCCAAACCATTGCCTAAG GAAATGGAAGACTTTGTTCAGAGCTCTGGAGAACACGGTGTTGTGGTGTTTTCTCTGGGTTCAATGGTTAGAAATTTAACAGATGAAAAGGCCAATATAGTTGCATCTGCTCTTGCTCAGATTCCACAAAAG GTTCTGTGGAGATTTGATGGTAAGAAACCAGAGACCTTAGGATCCAATACTCGGCTGTACAAGTGGATCCCCCAGAATGACCTTCTTG GTCATCCAAAAACCAAAGCTTTTATAGCTCATGGTGGAACCAATGGCATCTATGAAGCAATCTATCATGGCATTCCTATTGTTGGTATTCCATTGTTTGCGGATCAACCTGATAATATTAACCACATGGTAGCCAAGGGAGCAGCTGTTAGAGTGGACTTCAACACACTGTCAACCACAGACCTTCTCACTGCCTTGAGGACCATCATTAATGACCCTTC GTATAAAAAGAATGCCATTCGGCTATCAAGAATCCAACATGATCAACCAATGAAGCCCCTGGACAGAGCCATCTTCTGGATTGAATATGTCATGCGCAACAAAGGAGCCAAGCACCTTCGTGTGGCAGCACATGACCTCACCTGGTTCCAGTACCACTCTCTGGATGTGCTTGGATTCCTGCTGGCCTGTGTGCTGACTGTGATGCTCATCATCATGAAGTCTTGCCTCTTTTGTTGCCGGAAGTGTGCTAAatctggaaagaagaagaaaagggagtag
- the LOC131920725 gene encoding UDP-glucuronosyltransferase 2B1 isoform X2, whose protein sequence is MSMKQTSVLLLIQLICYFRLGTCGKVLVWPTEYSHWINIKMILDELLQRGHEVTVLTSSASVLIEPSNESSINFEIYPVPLSKDDLQYTFENWVTQWTYDFQTPSLWTYYSKMQQVFSEYSDVIESFCKAVVWNKSLMKKLQGSKFDVILADTVGPCGRPTTLYEMMGKADMWLIRTYWDLEFPHPLLPNFDFVGGLHCKPAKPLPKEMEDFVQSSGEHGVVVFSLGSMVRNLTDEKANIVASALAQIPQKVLWRFDGKKPETLGSNTRLYKWIPQNDLLGHPKTKAFIAHGGTNGIYEAIYHGIPIVGIPLFADQPDNINHMVAKGAAVRVDFNTLSTTDLLTALRTIINDPSYKKNAIRLSRIQHDQPMKPLDRAIFWIEYVMRNKGAKHLRVAAHDLTWFQYHSLDVLGFLLACVLTVMLIIMKSCLFCCRKCAKSGKKKKRE, encoded by the exons ATGTCTATGAAACAGACTTCAGTTTTGCTGCTGATACAGCTGATATGCTACTTTAGACTTGGAACTTGTGGAAAAGTGCTGGTGTGGCCAACAGAATACAGCCATTGGATCAATATAAAGATGATTCTGGATGAGCTTTTGCAGAGAGGTCATGAAGTAACTGTTCTGACATCTTCAGCTTCCGTCCTTATTGAGCCTAGCAATGAATCTTCTATTAATTTTGAGATTTATCCTGTACCTTTGAGTAAAGATGATCTTCAATATACTTTTGAGAATTGGGTAACTCAATGGACATATGATTTTCAAACACCCTCACTTTGGACATATTATTCAAAAATGCAACAAGTCTTTAGTGAGTATTCTGATGTTATTGAAAGCTTCTGCAAAGCTGTAGTTTGGAACAAGAGTCTTATGAAAAAACTCCAAGGATCTAAGTTTGATGTCATCCTTGCGGATACTGTTGGTCCCTGCG GGAGACCCACAACATTATATGAAATGATGGGGAAAGCAGATATGTGGCTCATTCGAACTTACTGGGACTTGGAATTTCCCCACCCACTCTTACCTAACTTTGACTTTGTTGGAGGACTCCACTGCAAACCAGCCAAACCATTGCCTAAG GAAATGGAAGACTTTGTTCAGAGCTCTGGAGAACACGGTGTTGTGGTGTTTTCTCTGGGTTCAATGGTTAGAAATTTAACAGATGAAAAGGCCAATATAGTTGCATCTGCTCTTGCTCAGATTCCACAAAAG GTTCTGTGGAGATTTGATGGTAAGAAACCAGAGACCTTAGGATCCAATACTCGGCTGTACAAGTGGATCCCCCAGAATGACCTTCTTG GTCATCCAAAAACCAAAGCTTTTATAGCTCATGGTGGAACCAATGGCATCTATGAAGCAATCTATCATGGCATTCCTATTGTTGGTATTCCATTGTTTGCGGATCAACCTGATAATATTAACCACATGGTAGCCAAGGGAGCAGCTGTTAGAGTGGACTTCAACACACTGTCAACCACAGACCTTCTCACTGCCTTGAGGACCATCATTAATGACCCTTC GTATAAAAAGAATGCCATTCGGCTATCAAGAATCCAACATGATCAACCAATGAAGCCCCTGGACAGAGCCATCTTCTGGATTGAATATGTCATGCGCAACAAAGGAGCCAAGCACCTTCGTGTGGCAGCACATGACCTCACCTGGTTCCAGTACCACTCTCTGGATGTGCTTGGATTCCTGCTGGCCTGTGTGCTGACTGTGATGCTCATCATCATGAAGTCTTGCCTCTTTTGTTGCCGGAAGTGTGCTAAatctggaaagaagaagaaaagggagtag